In the genome of Mauremys mutica isolate MM-2020 ecotype Southern chromosome 8, ASM2049712v1, whole genome shotgun sequence, one region contains:
- the LOC123375728 gene encoding cytochrome P450 2J2-like: protein MQLRLWCILTSLWEKMTPQTLFVILVVLLLIADHVKKRRPKNFPPGPLLFPFVGTVVDFKQPIHLALQKLIGRHGNIFSVQFGNLTFVVVNGYQLVKEALVHQAEVFADRPHIPLLREIFKGLGLISSNGHIWRQQRKFVLSALKSIGVSFEERIQEESRYLTEAIEEEKGQPFDPHYKINSAVSNIICSITFGERFEYHDSQFQELLHMLAETLLLIGNFWGQLYNAFPWLMRWVPGPHNKIFKHWKKLKYFVNGVIAKHKEDWNSSETRDFIDCYLKEIEKSKDDSIAYFNEENLLCSTLDLFLTGTETAATTIRWALLYMAVYPKIQEKVQREIDTVIGQSRQPMMDDKENMPYTNAVLNEVQRMGNVVPINVPRMATSDTTLAGFHLPKGTTLIPSLTSIMFDKNVWETPDTFNPEHFLENGQFKKRDAFLPFSAGKRVCPGEQLARTELFLFFTTLIQKFTFRAPENVELNFEFTISLTRCPKPFQICAVSRC, encoded by the exons ATGCAGCTGCGCTTGTGGTGCATTTTAACTTCCCTTTGGGAAAAGATGACTCCTCAGACTCTCTTCGTCATTCTGGTTGTGCTTCTTCTGATTGCTGATCATGTGAAAAAGAGACGTCCCAAGAATTTTCCTCCTGGGCCACTACTTTTTCCTTTCGTTGGCACTGTGGTGGACTTTAAGCAGCCCATCCACCTCGCTCTGCAGAAG CTTATTGGCCGGCATGGCAACATTTTCAGTGTGCAGTTTGGAAATCTGACATTTGTGGTGGTCAACGGATACCAACTAGTGAAGGAAGCTCTTGTCCATCAAGCTGAAGTATTTGCAGATCGACCACATATACCACTTCTCCGTGAAATTTTTAAAGGCCTAG GGCTGATATCATCAAATGGACATATCTGGAGGCAACAAAGAAAATTTGTTTTATCAGCCCTGAAAAGCATTGGCGTAAGCTTTGAAGAACGAATACAGGAAGAGAGCAGATATCTTACTGAAGCAATAGAGGAAGAGAAAG GGCAACCATTTGACCCTCATTATAAAATTAATAGTGCTGTTTCAAATATTATTTGTTCCATCACTTTTGGGGAGCGCTTTGAATACCATGACAGTCAATTCCAAGAATTACTGCATATGCTGGCTGAGACATTACTCCTCATAGGAAATTTTTGGGGCCAG CTGTATAATGCTTTCCCCTGGCTAATGAGGTGGGTCCCAGGGCCCCAtaataaaattttcaaacattGGAAGAAACTTAAATATTTTGTGAATGGAGTGATTGCAAAGCACAAGGAGGACTGGAATTCATCTGAAACCCGAGACTTCATTGACTGTTATCTGAAGGAAATAGAAAAG tctaagGATGATTCCATCGCTTATTTCAATGAAGAAAATCTACTGTGTTCCACACTGGATCTGTTTTTAACTGGAACCGAAACAGCTGCCACAACCATACGCTGGGCTCTGCTCTACATGGCAGTGTATCCCAAAATTCAAG AGAAAGTGCAAAGAGAAATTGACACAGTAATTGGCCAGTCCCGGCAACCAATGATGGATGACAAAGAGAATATGCCGTATACCAACGCAGTCCTCAATGAAGTACAAAGGATGGGCAACGTAGTACCTATAAATGTGCCCAGAATGGCAACCAGTGACACTACGCTGGCAGGATTCCATTTGCCAAAA GGTACCACTTTGATCCCCAGTTTGACATCAATAATGTTCGACAAGAATGTGTGGGAAACTCCTGATACATTTAATCCTGAGCATTTCCTGGAAAATGGCCAGTTTAAGAAGCGGGACGCCTTTCTGCCCTTTTCTGCAG GAAAGCGGGTATGCCCTGGAGAGCAGCTGGCTAGAACAGAGCTGTTCCTCTTCTTCACCACCCTTATTCAGAAATTCACATTCCGAGCGCCAGAGAACGTGGAGTTAAATTTTGAATTCACAATAAGCCTCACACGCTGTCCAAAGCCATTCCAGATTTGTGCTGTTTCTCGCTGCTGA